A genomic window from Triticum urartu cultivar G1812 chromosome 7, Tu2.1, whole genome shotgun sequence includes:
- the LOC125518974 gene encoding cryptochrome DASH, chloroplastic/mitochondrial yields the protein MLHHHHHLLSSSASSFPPAAAQSLLLLPRQPTASLRALLSMADAASTFSSFRPPRAVLAAAVPSLGAEETAAAADEAFRRHTSTGLRRGGGGVAVVWFRSDLRVLDNEALARAWAASGAVLPVYCVDPRVLAGATHRFGFPKTGALRAQFLIECLGDLKQNLQKRGLDLLVRHGKPEDILPAIAKAVSAHTVYAHKETCSEELLVERLVRRGLEQVAVPQGQGGASGRSNKPLSPKLQLVWGATMYHIDDLPFPVSDLPDVYTQFRKAVESKSSVRSCGKLPPSLGPAPGSGLDEIGGWGSIPTLESLGLSVTKSEKGMRFVGGESAALGRVHEYFWKNDQVKVYKETRNGMLGPDYSTKFSPWLASGSLSPRYVCEEVKRYEKQRIANDSTYWVLFELIWRDYFRFLSAKYGNSIFHLGGPRKVASKWSQDQALFESWKDGRTGYPLIDANMKELLATGFMSNRGRQIVCSFLVRDMGIDWRMGAEWFETCLLDYDPASNYGNWTYGAGVGNDPREDRYFSIPKQAKTYDPDGEYVAYWLPELRSLAKERRNFPGASYIKQVVPLKFDGGHQRKDQQFNRQTRPKNIYRRQK from the exons AtgcttcaccaccaccaccacctcctctcctcctccgcctcctccttccCTCCCGCCGCCGCGCaatccctcctcctcctcccgcgacAGCCGACCGCCAGCCTGCGCGCCCTCCTCTCCATGGCCGACGCCGCCTCAACCTTCAGCTCGTTCCGCCCCCCGCGCGCCGTGCTGGCGGCGGCGGTGCCGTCCCTGGGCGCCGAGGAGACCGCCGCGGCGGCCGACGAGGCATTCCGGAGGCACACCTCGACGGGCCTTCGGAGGGGAGGTGGCGGCGTGGCCGTCGTGTGGTTCAGGAGCGACCTCCGGGTGCTCGACAACGAGGCGCTGGCGCGCGCGTGGGCGGCCTCCGGCGCCGTCCTCCCCGTCTACTGCGTCGACCCCCGCGTCCTCGCCGGCGCCACCCACCGCTTCGGCTTCCCCAAGACCGGAG CACTGAGGGCGCAGTTCCTGATAGAGTGCCTGGGAGACCTGAAGCAGAATCTCCAGAAGCGCGGCCTCGACCTGCTCGTCCGGCACGGCAAGCCCGAAGACATCCTCCCTGCGATCGCCAAGGCCGTCAGCGCACACACA GTCTATGCCCACAAGGAGACCTGCAGCGAGGAGCTTCTGGTCGAGCGCCTCGTGCGCAGAGGCCTGGAGCAGGTGGCCGTCCCTCAAGGACAAGGAGGAGCTTCTGGCCGGAGTAATAAGCCTCTCAGCCCGAAGCTTCAGCTCGTCTGGGGGGCGACGATGTACCACATCGACGATCTCCCGTTCCCTGTCAGCGACCTGCCGGACGTGTACACGCAGTTCAGAAAG GCGGTCGAGTCGAAGTCCTCGGTCCGGAGCTGCGGCAAGCTGCCGCCTTCGCTCGGGCCGGCCCCGGGTTCCGGCCTGGACGAGATCGGAGGGTGGGGCTCGATACCTACTCTGGAGTCATTGGGTCTGAGTGTGACAAAG TCAGAGAAGGGAATGCGTTTCGTCGGAGGAGAGAGCGCGGCGCTGGGAAGGGTCCATGAGTACTTCTGGAAGAATGATCAGGTGAAAGTGTACAAAGAGACCAGGAACGGCATGCTTGggccggactactccaccaagtTCTCCCCTTGGCTTGCTTCGGGCAGTCTTTCGCCGCGCTATGTTTGCGAAGAG GTTAAGAGATACGAGAAGCAGAGAATAGCAAATGATTCCACATACTG GGTTTTATTTGAGCTGATATGGAGAGACTACTTCAGATTCCTTTCAGCAAAATATGGGAACTCCATTTTCCACTTGG GGGGTCCGAGAAAAGTGGCGTCCAAGTGGAGCCAAGATCAGGCATTGTTCGAATCTTGGAAAGATGGTCGGACCGG GTACCCTCTTATTGATGCCAACATGAAGGAGCTCTTAGCTACAGGTTTCATGTCCAACCGTGGCCGGCAG ATTGTCTGCTCTTTTTTGGTCCGGGACATGGGCATCGATTGGCGAATGGGAGCTGAATGGTTTGAAACATGCCTTCTGGATTATGACCCTGCTTCAAATTATGGTAATTGGACATATGGAGCAG GAGTTGGCAATGATCCACGAGAAGATCGATACTTCAGCATCCCCAAGCAA GCCAAGACATACGATCCTGATGGCGAATATGTCGCGTACTGGTTACCAGAGCTTCGTTCACTCGCAAAGGAAAGGAGGAACTTCCCAGGGGCCTCATACATCAAGCAGGTAGTTCCACTGAAATTTGATGGTGGGCATCAGAGAAAAGATCAGCAATTCAACAGGCAGACAAGGCCAAAGAATATTTACAGAAGACAAAAGTAA
- the LOC125518975 gene encoding uncharacterized protein LOC125518975, with protein sequence MGMEHLMSVVNPSSGYILQRGLERRGDGTMEEKKELQKQRTEKMMEAYQNTESRDGVIRCPIPCKSSRPYREYDFKSAQDLSDFMVSKASPPYFMGSPPVRASNPLVNDRQFCAWKVQSVDESLGIPIPTRGYRVGYNKRGGAATED encoded by the exons ATGGGGATGGAGCATCTGATGAGTGTCGTGAATCCTTCATCAG GTTACATCTTACAAAGAGGTCTCGAACGCCGTGGTGATGGGACGATGGAGGAAAAGAAAGAGCTACAGAAGCAGAGGACAGAAAAAATGATGGAAGCCTACCAAAACACAGAAAGCAGGGATGGAGTGATCAGATGTCCAATTCCATGCAAAAGCAGCAG ACCGTACAGGGAGTATGATTTTAAAAGTGCACAAGATCTCTCTGATTTTATGGTGAGCAAG GCTTCTCCTCCATACTTCATGGGATCTCCACCAGTTCGTGCAAGCAATCCCCTTGTCAATGACAGGCAGTTCTGTGCTTGGAAAGTACAAAGCGTTGATGAGTCACTCGGCATTCCTATACCAACCAGGGGCTACCGCGTTGGCTACAACAAAAGGGGAGGGGCTGCTACAGAGGATTGA